Proteins found in one Mustela lutreola isolate mMusLut2 chromosome 12, mMusLut2.pri, whole genome shotgun sequence genomic segment:
- the NACC2 gene encoding nucleus accumbens-associated protein 2 translates to MSQMLHIEIPNFGNTVLGCLNEQRLLGLYCDVSIVVKGQAFKAHRAVLAASSLYFRDLFSGNSKSAFELPGTVPPACFQQILSFCYTGRLTMAASEQLVVMYTAGFLQIQHIVERGTDLMFKVSSPHCDSQTAMIEDASSEPQSPCTQLQPAAPAAPPYVVSPSVPIPLLTRVKHEATELPPAAGPGLAPKRPLETGPRDSTTVAAGATAAGAAPLKLPRVSYYGVPSLATLIPSIQQVPYSQGERTSPGASSLPTTDSPTSYHNEEDEEDDEAYDTMAEEQFGQMYIKATGSYAVQEKPEPVPLESRSCVLIRRDLVALPASLISQIGYRCHPKLYSEGDPGEKLELVAGSGVYITRGQLMNCHLCAGVKHKVLLRRLLATFFDRNTLANSCGTGIRSSTSDPSRKPLDSRVLNAVKLYCQNFAPSFKESEMNVIAADMCTNARRVRKRWLPKIKSMLPEGVEMYRTVMGSSAAGVPLDPDFPPAAAQVFEQRIYAERRGDAATIVALRTDAVNVDLSATANPGFDAAEEADGAGSVIQEVAAPEPPPAAAPSPPQPFEQAGASSSRPQTPAAPRRPEASYAGTL, encoded by the exons ATGTCGCAGATGCTGCACATCGAGATCCCCAACTTCGGGAACACCGTGCTCGGCTGCCTCAACGAGCAGCGCCTGCTGGGCCTCTACTGTGATGTGTCCATCGTGGTCAAAGGCCAGGCTTTCAAGGCCCACCGGGCCGTCCTGGCCGCCAGCAGCCTCTACTTCCGGGACCTGTTCAGCGGCAACAGCAAGAGCGCCTTCGAGCTGCCGGGCACCGTGCCGCCCGCCTGCTTCCAGCAGATCCTGTCCTTCTGCTACACGGGCAGGCTGACCATGGCGGCCAGCGAGCAGCTCGTGGTCATGTACACGGCCGGCTTCCTGCAGATCCAGCACATCGTGGAGCGCGGCACGGACCTCATGTTCAAGGTGAGCTCGCCCCACTGTGACTCGCAGACCGCCATGATCGAGGACGCCAGCTCGGAGCCCCAGAGCCCCTGCACCCAGCTGCAGCCGGCTGCCCCCGCAGCACCCCCCTACGTCGTGTCCCCCTCTGTGCCCATCCCGCTGCTGACCCGCGTGAAGCACGAAGCCACGGAGCTGCCGCCGGCCGCCGgcccaggcctggcccccaagcGCCCGCTGGAGACGGGGCCCCGGGATAGCACGACGGTGGCGGCGGGTGCCACGGCGGCGGGCGCGGCCCCGCTCAAGCTGCCCCGGGTGTCCTACTACGGGGTGCCCAGCCTGGCCACCCTCATCCCCAGCATCCAGCAGGTGCCCTACTCCCAGGGAGAGCGGACCAGCCCGGGGGCCAGCAGCCTGCCCACCACCGACAGCCCCACCTCTTACCACAacgaggaggatgaggaggacgacGAGGCCTATGACACGATGGCAGAGGAGCAGTTCGGCCAGATGTACATCAAGGCCACCGGCAGCTACGCAG TGCAAGAGAAACCGGAGCCCGTGCCCCTGGAGAGCCGCTCCTGCGTCCTCATTCGCCGTGACCTCGTGGCCCTGCCCGCCAGCCTCATCAGCCAGATTGGGTACCGCTGCCACCCCAAGCTGTACTCGGAAGGGGACCCCGGCGAGAAGCTGGAGCTGGTGGCAG GCTCCGGGGTCTACATCACACGCGGTCAGCTCATGAACTGCCACCTGTGCGCGGGCGTGAAGCACAAGGTCCTGCTGCGGCGGCTGCTGGCCACCTTCTTCGACAG gAACACCCTGGCCAACAGCTGTGGCACAGGCATCCGTTCCTCCACGAGCGACCCCAGCCGCAAGCCTCTGGACAGCCGGGTTCTGAACGCTGTGAAAC TGTACTGTCAGAACTTCGCCCCCAGCTTCAAGGAGAGCGAGATGAACGTCATCGCCGCGGACATGTGCACCAACGCCCGCCGCGTCCGGAAGCGCTGGCTGCCCAAGATCAAGTCCATGCTGCCCGAGGGCGTGGAGATGTACCGCACGGTCATGGGCTCCTCGGCAGCCGGCGTGCCCCTCGACCCCGACTTCCCGCCCGCCGCAGCGCAGGTGTTCGAGCAGCGCATCTACGCGGAGCGGCGGGGGGACGCGGCCACCATTGTGGCTCTGAGGACTGACGCCGTGAACGTCGACCTGAGCGCCACCGCCAACCCCGGCTTCGACGCAGCCGAGGAGGCGGATGGCGCTGGCTCGGTCATCCAGGAGGTGGCCGCGCCCGAGCCGCCCCCCGCTGCGGCCCCGAGCCCCCCGCAGCCCTTCGAGCAGGCGGGCGCGAGCTCCAGCCGGCCGCAGACGCCCGCGGCACCCCGGAGACCGGAGGCGTCCTACGCAGGGACCTTGTAG